Genomic segment of uncultured Desulfobacter sp.:
CTTGAGCGGCTTCATGTCGGTTGTGGATGCAAAGACCGGTACATCCATCTGTTTGCCCAGCTTGGTCAGCTGGTCAATGGCTGCCGGACGGTACACATCCACAGGCACAAGATAGGGTTTCCTGCCCATTTTGCGCAGAAAATTAGCCAGCTTGCCCGCTGTGGTCGTCTTGCCTGAACCCTGCAATCCCACCAGCATGATGGCCGTTGCCCCGGTGGTGGCAAAGTTCAGTTCCTGGTGGGTGGAGCCCATCATCTTTGTAAATTCTTCATTTACAATCTTGATGACCTGCTGGCCCGGCGTCAGGCTTTGCATGACCTCCTGGCCAAGGGCTCGCGCCTTTATATCTGAAATGACATTTTTTGCAACCTTATAATTGACATCGGCTTCCAGAAGTGCCAATCTGACTTGTTTTAAGCCGTCTTCAATGTTGTTCTCGGTAAGGGTCCCGTGTCCTTTAAGTTTTTTAAATACAGAATCCAGCCGGTCGCTCAAATTGTCAAACATGTGCAAGATAACCTTTTCGTCAGTGTCAAATCAAATCATTGAATTTAAAAAAAAATCCGTGTAATGTCAAGAAAATAATATAAAATATGCAGGTGTGAACGATGAAGGATATGCTGGATTTTACCCGCCAGGATCTGGGTGAATGGTTTGAAAATAAAGGGATACGGCGTTTCAGGGCGGACCAGGTGTTCAAGTGGCTTTACCTGAAACTTGCCGGCAGTTTTGAAGAGATGACCGATCTGGGTAAGGATCTGCGCGAAGCGTTAACCGAACATTTTTGTATCGGAACACTGGAACCGGCAAATATGGAAACCTCTGCCGATGGTACAAAGAAGTTTTTGCACCGGATGTTGGACGGGGAGTATGTGGAAAGCGTGCTTATACCCGAAAAGGATCATTTTACCCTTTGTGTCTCCACCCAGGCCGGATGCGCCATGAACTGTAAGTTCTGCCTGACCGCAAAGGGCGGATTTAAACGGAACCTGACCATGGGAGAGATTGTTGGGCAGATATGGGGGGCGCGCCGTTACGTTGCCCAACAGGGCATGGAGCCTTTATCTTTGTCCAACCTTGTGTTCATGGGAATGGGAGAGCCTCTGGCCAATTATGACAATCTGTTGCGCAGCCTTGGTGTAATTTTTGATACGGATTTCGGGATGAAGTTTTCCCGTCGCAAGGTAACGGTTTCCACCTCGGGCATTGCGCCGAAAATAATTCAGCTGGGTCATGATACTGAAGTCAATCTTGCCGTCTCTTTGAATGCCACGGACAATGAACTTCGTTCCAAGTTAATGCCGGTGAACCGTACCTGGCCCATTGAAGATGTGCTTGCGGCCTGCAAAAAATTTGAAATGAGGCCCAGAAACAAGATTACCTTTGAGTATATTCTGATGAGCGGGGTCAATGACAGAGATGAAGATGCCTATGCCCTGGCCCGCCTGCTTGCCCCCATTCGTGCAAAGGTTAATCTGATTCCCTTTAACGAGCATGCCCGGGCACCATATAAGAGGCCCTCACGCAATCGGATCGATGCGTTCTTGACTATTCTTTTAGACCGGAATATGACGGCCATTGTCAGGAAAAGCAAGGGGGATGATATATCCGCAGCCTGCGGGCAGCTCAAGGCAAAACAAAGTGATTGAACGAAAAATCACCCACCTGCGGCGTTGCAGAAAAATATGCCAAATTATACGATCGGGCCTCACATACTTGAGTCTGCTCCGGTTATAAATTTTTCTGCGCCTTGCATCTGGGCAACTTTTCGTCCAATCACTGGTTCCGTTAAAAGTACCTAAAATTTCTACCGTTGAGGATTAGGGCTTTTGGATCA
This window contains:
- the rlmN gene encoding 23S rRNA (adenine(2503)-C(2))-methyltransferase RlmN, which translates into the protein MKDMLDFTRQDLGEWFENKGIRRFRADQVFKWLYLKLAGSFEEMTDLGKDLREALTEHFCIGTLEPANMETSADGTKKFLHRMLDGEYVESVLIPEKDHFTLCVSTQAGCAMNCKFCLTAKGGFKRNLTMGEIVGQIWGARRYVAQQGMEPLSLSNLVFMGMGEPLANYDNLLRSLGVIFDTDFGMKFSRRKVTVSTSGIAPKIIQLGHDTEVNLAVSLNATDNELRSKLMPVNRTWPIEDVLAACKKFEMRPRNKITFEYILMSGVNDRDEDAYALARLLAPIRAKVNLIPFNEHARAPYKRPSRNRIDAFLTILLDRNMTAIVRKSKGDDISAACGQLKAKQSD